From a single Sporosarcina oncorhynchi genomic region:
- a CDS encoding S-layer homology domain-containing protein gives MQSTGKFLSMVVMLIVLLISASTTPVNAARQFKDVKPGHWAFESVNWAYDQGLTKGYPDGTFGPDKPITEAQLVTMLVRLDCSSPDSFPAEPGQHKASGNYWYLSGKNIPLDGQNRSFAKDWSIKRSSAAQIIAAYKGFDLDKKQAVYYMYTEDLATGRTGKNTWKDFSPDDSLTRAEAVDLLRNVSMNGSCEIVGLKKRASGKDNGKFPLPSSFDDDGTVHFPTNNKPSKPPVVSNPGASNEVDIDKSELIANGVDSTYVTVSFKDCNGNTIPYDRSLSVRVTSSAGAILEGDGEKYEQNSPNNHWYPYKTSIMTGTDGPDVTVKVTAPKSKTYLKDTLTFELVQGNGSSYINCANQNVTVNLDYVPKAEVRLEIVPERYTQNGTIIEREKVVATVAFPGGEVVRNFRGYVNLRSTSGIQLTTYSPSFAFGVATAYVIHSDSVDPIRGEIIAEVIPYNSLYPAELTGVINETHSVDITHDGFLRTDAICSNEIPEMAFIIDSSGSMKQNDPKKLRITKTQGFINNLQAERNIAVKFNSSSQHIITDQWYIVPPYLKQVGHSGGTNIGAGMNDAFNRMTPSANKAAILVTDGKSSESSIKSALDHAKRDGIVVYTIGLGKEKNLNSPLLKQIAKETGGTYYHITDSIELGLVYQSILKEITCGEKALTCSSASMLFENSSVTATSSQVVMETDLREGCGQIAKVVVRFNSNKGNIDYELVHRGHNNYRFIIGKDEIANYHLYTSAQFIAYDRDNKQVGAIKTVPIK, from the coding sequence ATGCAATCAACAGGTAAGTTTCTAAGTATGGTAGTAATGCTCATTGTACTACTAATTTCAGCATCAACTACGCCGGTTAATGCTGCTCGTCAGTTCAAAGATGTGAAGCCTGGACATTGGGCTTTTGAATCAGTGAACTGGGCATATGATCAAGGTTTGACGAAAGGCTATCCGGACGGCACTTTCGGTCCGGATAAGCCGATTACAGAAGCGCAACTCGTGACAATGCTCGTTCGGTTGGATTGCTCTTCACCTGATTCATTCCCGGCTGAGCCTGGACAGCATAAAGCTTCCGGGAACTACTGGTACTTGTCAGGAAAGAATATTCCATTAGATGGACAGAATCGCTCGTTCGCAAAAGATTGGTCGATAAAGCGTTCATCTGCAGCTCAAATCATTGCGGCATATAAAGGCTTTGATTTAGATAAAAAGCAAGCTGTATATTACATGTACACGGAAGATTTAGCGACTGGACGAACTGGCAAGAACACATGGAAAGATTTCAGTCCTGACGATTCATTGACACGTGCAGAAGCTGTGGACTTGCTACGCAACGTATCGATGAATGGATCGTGCGAAATTGTCGGATTGAAAAAACGTGCATCTGGAAAAGACAACGGCAAGTTCCCATTACCTTCAAGCTTTGATGACGATGGAACAGTGCACTTCCCTACGAATAATAAACCTTCGAAGCCACCTGTTGTTAGTAACCCAGGTGCATCTAATGAAGTGGATATTGACAAAAGCGAATTGATCGCCAATGGTGTTGACTCAACGTATGTTACGGTTTCATTTAAAGACTGCAACGGCAATACGATTCCTTATGACCGTTCGCTGTCAGTGCGTGTGACTTCAAGTGCAGGAGCTATTTTGGAAGGTGACGGTGAAAAGTACGAGCAAAACTCGCCTAACAATCACTGGTATCCATATAAAACGTCTATTATGACAGGTACAGATGGACCTGACGTTACTGTCAAAGTGACAGCGCCAAAATCAAAAACTTATTTAAAAGATACACTTACATTTGAATTAGTACAGGGCAATGGATCTAGCTATATAAACTGTGCTAATCAGAATGTCACTGTGAATTTGGATTATGTTCCGAAAGCTGAAGTTAGACTTGAGATTGTTCCCGAACGCTATACACAAAATGGAACAATAATTGAGCGTGAAAAAGTTGTTGCTACTGTTGCATTTCCTGGAGGTGAAGTTGTACGTAATTTCAGAGGATATGTAAATCTTCGTTCGACTTCAGGGATTCAGCTAACAACCTATTCACCATCCTTTGCATTTGGGGTAGCAACAGCGTATGTAATTCATAGCGATTCGGTTGACCCGATACGCGGTGAAATCATTGCAGAAGTCATTCCTTATAATTCGTTATACCCGGCGGAGTTGACTGGAGTCATTAACGAAACGCATAGTGTGGACATCACTCATGACGGCTTCTTGAGAACAGATGCGATCTGTTCAAATGAAATTCCCGAAATGGCGTTTATTATTGATTCGTCAGGAAGTATGAAACAGAATGACCCTAAAAAATTGAGAATTACTAAAACACAGGGATTCATTAACAATTTACAGGCAGAACGAAATATTGCCGTTAAATTCAATTCCTCTTCACAACATATAATTACGGATCAATGGTATATCGTTCCACCTTATTTAAAGCAGGTTGGACATTCCGGTGGCACGAATATAGGCGCAGGAATGAATGATGCTTTCAACAGGATGACACCTTCTGCTAACAAAGCTGCAATTTTAGTAACAGATGGCAAGTCTAGCGAATCATCCATAAAGTCGGCATTAGATCATGCTAAAAGAGATGGAATTGTTGTTTACACAATCGGGCTTGGCAAAGAAAAGAATTTGAACAGTCCTCTTCTAAAGCAGATTGCAAAAGAAACAGGCGGTACCTATTACCATATTACAGATAGCATTGAGCTTGGTCTTGTCTACCAGTCCATTCTTAAAGAAATCACTTGTGGAGAAAAAGCGTTAACTTGCTCCTCAGCGAGTATGCTGTTTGAAAATTCTTCCGTCACGGCAACATCTTCTCAAGTTGTTATGGAGACAGATCTACGTGAAGGTTGCGGACAAATCGCAAAAGTGGTCGTACGCTTTAACTCAAATAAAGGGAATATCGATTATGAATTGGTCCATCGTGGACATAATAATTATCGATTCATCATCGGCAAAGATGAAATCGCCAATTATCATCTATACACATCAGCGCAATTTATCGCGTACGACAGGGATAACAAACAAGTCGGAGCGATAAAGACGGTACCTATCAAATAA
- a CDS encoding S-layer homology domain-containing protein, with product MKSFFKTYVHKQLIPLGIILLSVILVSPKAEAKPPDYNGGVSNEYTYEEYFFLADRPILFKGKATITEKENKGQMTSTYRFTLASDGGDKLTRSVSYIADLDNHQDKSQTTSNAVVKSFSEKVTLADKSTYTLDDYQFTHGTVIDNLPASDYYSGNALGRKIYKVKYGSSKEEKLLTVHFTVRNMGYENFWGATETQLIDYEIVYPKDPYGNTQSGFVTSRTSDSKSRILQYEPHDPSLSSFTGGHAVISESNMISEYKYNLPSPAGAGTKNLNKKSTPKIERLIVPKFRDLNKHWAKDHIEKLYSLGVFDESTQFFSPNTPMKRYQYTVGILKAVDIRVLEDPKKKKVVKKAIFKDLNVKEKDYPYIESAVEKGIITGVTPDIFNPDGPITRVQAVAILVRALGMEGRAPSPGFRTQFVDDHKISDWAKDSVYVATELGLVSGDEFNRFNPQQPLTRAHAAALTSRFLDFLENDLKQNYRDDILFFD from the coding sequence ATGAAATCGTTTTTCAAAACTTACGTTCACAAGCAACTAATTCCACTAGGTATTATTCTTCTTTCCGTTATACTCGTCTCTCCTAAAGCAGAGGCAAAGCCCCCTGATTATAACGGCGGTGTTTCAAATGAATATACATATGAAGAATATTTCTTTTTAGCAGACAGACCGATTTTATTCAAAGGTAAAGCTACAATTACCGAAAAAGAGAATAAAGGACAGATGACGTCTACATACCGATTTACATTGGCAAGTGATGGTGGAGACAAATTAACGAGAAGTGTATCGTATATAGCGGATCTTGATAATCATCAAGATAAAAGCCAAACAACTTCAAATGCGGTTGTCAAAAGCTTCTCTGAAAAAGTGACGCTTGCTGACAAGTCCACTTATACATTGGATGATTACCAGTTCACGCACGGTACTGTCATTGATAACCTCCCTGCCTCAGATTATTATTCAGGAAATGCACTCGGCAGAAAAATTTACAAAGTGAAATATGGTAGTTCCAAAGAAGAAAAACTACTAACTGTTCATTTTACAGTTCGAAATATGGGGTATGAAAACTTCTGGGGTGCTACTGAAACACAACTCATCGATTACGAAATCGTTTATCCTAAAGATCCATACGGTAATACTCAATCAGGATTTGTTACAAGCAGAACGTCTGACAGTAAAAGTCGTATTCTTCAATACGAACCGCATGATCCTTCCCTTTCAAGTTTCACAGGTGGACATGCAGTTATTAGTGAATCAAACATGATCAGCGAATACAAATACAACTTACCATCTCCTGCCGGCGCAGGCACAAAAAACTTAAACAAAAAAAGTACACCGAAAATTGAACGCCTTATCGTGCCTAAGTTCCGTGATTTAAATAAACATTGGGCGAAGGATCATATTGAAAAATTATACTCATTAGGCGTTTTCGATGAATCTACACAGTTCTTCTCACCGAATACACCAATGAAACGGTATCAGTATACAGTCGGCATTTTGAAAGCAGTAGACATCCGTGTGTTGGAAGATCCAAAGAAGAAAAAGGTTGTAAAAAAAGCCATTTTTAAAGACTTGAATGTAAAAGAAAAGGACTATCCATACATTGAAAGTGCTGTAGAAAAAGGCATCATTACAGGAGTGACACCCGATATTTTCAATCCCGATGGTCCTATCACACGCGTACAAGCGGTTGCAATACTAGTCCGCGCACTCGGAATGGAAGGTCGCGCGCCAAGTCCTGGATTCCGGACTCAATTTGTAGATGATCATAAGATTTCAGATTGGGCGAAAGACAGCGTTTATGTAGCTACGGAACTTGGACTTGTTTCGGGTGATGAATTCAATCGGTTTAATCCACAGCAGCCGTTAACTCGTGCACATGCTGCTGCACTCACAAGCCGGTTCCTCGATTTCTTGGAAAATGATTTGAAACAAAATTATCGAGATGACATTCTCTTCTTTGATTAA
- a CDS encoding LCP family protein has product MTEPTKKPYKKFMLWAGGITGILLLTLVVYALFFVNELTETAKEIHEPMERTISEKREDPITFIDKDPFSVLVLGVDEREGDVGRSDTMIVLAVNHTLQTTKMLSIPRDTRSEIVGKDRVDKLNHAYAFGGIDMSLASVEHFLDIPIDYVVQVNMESFKEIIDVLGGVTVYNPFDFNVDDYSFATGDISLTGDEALTFVRMRKEDPRGDFGRQDRQKQVVQGILQKGASIQGLVKFKRIFSTLGKNIRTNMTVDEMIDVQKNYRDAIKSIEQIPINAGHGLWKDGVWYFEMDTEELQAIQKELQTHLKTE; this is encoded by the coding sequence ATGACGGAACCTACGAAGAAACCCTATAAAAAATTTATGTTGTGGGCTGGGGGAATCACGGGTATTCTTTTGCTCACACTAGTGGTCTATGCCCTGTTTTTTGTGAATGAACTGACAGAGACCGCGAAAGAGATTCACGAGCCAATGGAGCGGACAATTTCCGAAAAGCGGGAAGATCCGATTACATTTATCGACAAAGATCCCTTTTCCGTTCTTGTTCTTGGCGTCGATGAACGCGAAGGGGATGTAGGCAGGTCAGACACAATGATTGTCCTCGCTGTAAATCACACTTTGCAAACAACAAAGATGCTGAGTATCCCCCGTGATACACGAAGTGAAATTGTTGGTAAGGATAGAGTCGACAAATTGAATCATGCGTATGCTTTCGGTGGAATTGACATGTCCCTTGCAAGTGTGGAACATTTTCTCGATATCCCAATTGACTATGTCGTCCAAGTAAATATGGAAAGTTTCAAAGAAATCATTGATGTGCTTGGCGGTGTAACTGTCTATAACCCTTTCGATTTCAACGTAGATGATTACTCATTTGCTACAGGGGATATTTCACTTACTGGTGATGAGGCACTGACATTTGTGCGTATGCGAAAAGAGGATCCACGAGGCGATTTCGGAAGGCAGGACCGCCAAAAGCAAGTTGTACAAGGCATTCTCCAAAAAGGCGCCTCCATCCAAGGGCTAGTGAAATTCAAACGTATTTTCAGCACATTAGGCAAAAACATTCGCACGAATATGACTGTTGACGAAATGATCGACGTGCAGAAAAATTACCGGGATGCTATCAAATCGATTGAGCAAATTCCCATAAATGCGGGCCATGGATTATGGAAGGACGGTGTCTGGTATTTTGAAATGGACACCGAAGAGCTGCAGGCTATTCAAAAAGAACTACAAACTCACCTGAAGACTGAATGA
- a CDS encoding polysaccharide deacetylase family protein: protein MKRFVIYTLLLLLVFAPMPTTSDAAVVPTVKITETTPVFYKADKVAVFSKGTTASITKESGKFYHTVIAGEDVKFSKQRAKTVKSSFGSFKGAYPVKAETKKPVKIYNTPNAGKEIGHIQPNLTIHMQREQRGFYPINFGGKTAYVNKKDIIVDAGIPVLMYHDLVKTKVGDNVSVLEVDKFAEQMAYLKKNGWTTITPRQMELWVDGKLKLPKKSVLITFDDGYDSTIDLAYPILKRHGFKATSFLITSRIDRPGMVSSEHISETADVFSYQNHTHAYHMFNSMTGLSYLQSESRFSIASDLEEASEQIEKIIGNGHKVTALAYPYGKYGPQTLLALQDTDISIAFTINEGNVHQGDHLLDLNRQRVHSDMTVQDFANKLNGM, encoded by the coding sequence TTGAAAAGGTTTGTTATCTATACATTGCTACTATTGCTCGTGTTCGCTCCAATGCCAACAACATCCGATGCAGCTGTCGTTCCGACTGTAAAAATCACAGAAACAACGCCAGTATTTTATAAAGCGGATAAAGTGGCGGTTTTTTCGAAAGGGACAACAGCTTCCATCACAAAGGAATCCGGTAAATTTTATCATACTGTCATCGCAGGAGAAGATGTTAAGTTCTCCAAGCAACGCGCGAAAACGGTAAAAAGCAGCTTTGGATCTTTCAAAGGCGCTTATCCTGTCAAAGCTGAAACGAAAAAGCCAGTGAAAATTTATAATACGCCGAATGCGGGTAAAGAAATTGGTCATATTCAACCGAACTTAACAATCCATATGCAACGTGAGCAACGAGGCTTTTATCCCATCAATTTTGGCGGTAAGACCGCTTATGTTAATAAAAAAGATATTATTGTCGATGCCGGCATCCCAGTTCTCATGTATCATGATCTCGTCAAAACAAAAGTTGGCGACAATGTCTCTGTATTAGAAGTAGACAAATTTGCTGAACAGATGGCTTATTTGAAAAAGAATGGTTGGACAACGATCACTCCGCGTCAAATGGAATTATGGGTGGACGGTAAGTTAAAGCTTCCTAAAAAGTCTGTCTTAATTACATTTGATGATGGATACGATTCCACAATCGATTTAGCTTATCCTATTTTGAAAAGGCATGGTTTCAAGGCGACATCTTTCCTAATTACTAGTAGGATTGACCGACCCGGAATGGTATCTTCTGAGCATATTTCAGAAACAGCTGATGTCTTCTCCTATCAGAATCATACGCATGCCTACCATATGTTCAACAGCATGACTGGGTTAAGCTATTTGCAATCGGAATCGCGTTTTTCCATTGCATCCGATTTAGAAGAAGCTAGTGAACAGATAGAAAAAATCATTGGAAACGGCCATAAAGTTACAGCTCTTGCCTATCCATATGGCAAGTATGGACCCCAAACATTGTTAGCGTTGCAAGACACGGATATTTCCATTGCCTTCACGATTAATGAAGGCAATGTCCATCAAGGAGATCATTTGCTTGATTTGAATCGTCAACGTGTCCATTCCGATATGACGGTGCAAGATTTCGCCAATAAATTGAATGGCATGTAA
- a CDS encoding vWA domain-containing protein: protein MNKNKYSAFIFMLLLLLIVTACSDNKNNKNEEVNTDGTAISDPTDNNKEDENSLDDEEAVDDSKEDVADEITAAPLPQSLAELEELPAGYTEYISILDEEGQKKIDELTAHLPDISGEPSQNQLDHYYNGLLAVFQQDFNGPDELIAKLKFQSIGSPDIDNPRMQFKENMNVLVILDGSGSMGQNIGGQTQMEAAKKAIVQFVENLPKEANVGLRVYGHKGTGSKADKAMSCSSSDLLYELKPYEKGTFKEALDQVKPAGWTPTELAITEAQKDLANFDGENNTNIVYLVSDGISTCDDDPVTAAKALYDSDITPIINVIGFNVDNDGQRQLKEVAKAVEGTYQDVQDATSLQKELDQATEIANQWASWKEKEASSLEHQKLQKGLDIFGYDTDEFKKNVDERQQVGFTLQYLYQTKKIMSQESHDYLRTKNTDYHDWIQSQLDALKADLKNMNEMQFTEAIEALEEKYLKNTPD from the coding sequence ATGAATAAAAATAAATATAGTGCATTCATTTTCATGCTTTTACTCCTTTTAATAGTAACGGCATGTAGTGATAACAAGAATAATAAAAATGAAGAAGTTAACACAGATGGGACTGCAATATCAGATCCTACTGATAACAATAAAGAAGATGAAAATTCACTCGATGATGAGGAAGCTGTGGATGATTCTAAGGAAGACGTAGCTGATGAGATTACTGCGGCTCCGCTTCCTCAATCATTGGCGGAACTTGAAGAATTGCCTGCAGGATATACAGAATATATATCTATCCTTGATGAAGAAGGGCAGAAAAAGATCGATGAATTGACAGCGCATTTACCCGATATTTCGGGTGAACCTTCCCAAAATCAATTGGATCATTATTACAATGGGTTGCTGGCGGTGTTTCAGCAAGACTTTAATGGTCCGGATGAGTTGATTGCTAAATTGAAATTCCAATCGATTGGTAGTCCTGATATTGATAACCCACGAATGCAATTCAAGGAGAATATGAATGTTCTCGTCATTTTGGATGGCTCAGGCAGTATGGGACAAAATATTGGCGGTCAAACGCAAATGGAAGCGGCGAAAAAAGCAATCGTCCAGTTCGTCGAAAACTTGCCGAAGGAAGCGAATGTCGGTCTTCGTGTCTACGGACATAAGGGCACTGGAAGCAAAGCCGATAAAGCAATGTCTTGCTCAAGTAGTGATCTGCTTTATGAACTAAAGCCATATGAAAAAGGAACATTTAAAGAGGCTCTTGATCAAGTGAAGCCTGCAGGTTGGACACCAACTGAACTTGCCATTACAGAAGCACAGAAAGATTTGGCGAATTTTGACGGTGAAAATAACACAAATATCGTCTACCTCGTTAGTGACGGGATATCAACATGCGATGATGATCCTGTAACTGCCGCGAAAGCCCTATATGATTCCGATATCACACCGATTATCAATGTCATCGGTTTCAATGTCGATAATGATGGGCAACGCCAATTGAAAGAAGTTGCTAAAGCAGTTGAAGGAACGTATCAAGATGTCCAAGATGCGACATCCCTCCAAAAAGAGTTAGATCAAGCAACTGAAATTGCGAATCAATGGGCCTCGTGGAAAGAGAAGGAGGCCAGTAGCCTGGAACATCAAAAGCTGCAAAAGGGATTGGATATATTCGGGTATGATACCGATGAATTCAAGAAAAATGTAGACGAACGACAACAAGTTGGCTTTACATTGCAGTATCTCTATCAGACTAAAAAAATCATGTCGCAGGAAAGTCATGATTATCTCCGAACAAAAAATACAGACTATCATGACTGGATACAATCGCAATTGGATGCGCTTAAAGCGGATCTAAAGAATATGAATGAAATGCAGTTTACAGAAGCTATTGAAGCATTAGAGGAAAAATACTTAAAAAACACTCCTGACTAA
- a CDS encoding pilus assembly protein TadG-related protein, whose protein sequence is MKLLTNEKGSGMVYSLWIMLVSIVIVVIVVNIGKVYAVKQQAATATQQAALAGTSVLVNATKKGIEAFDSHEESAEQKEADDGKSISELVEEKTRANRQAGEPRSSAYIHALNEVLPEKIADYSLLNEIISLHVNSVSSTFTSTINKVVRDNNGNKERITVTLALPDYRVEVKADVTYDSITDSNQTYMESITKDIPQKGYGPSLIYLKGITIAD, encoded by the coding sequence TTGAAGTTGCTAACAAATGAAAAAGGAAGTGGCATGGTCTATAGTTTGTGGATCATGCTCGTTTCAATTGTCATCGTTGTCATCGTTGTGAATATTGGAAAAGTATATGCCGTTAAACAGCAAGCCGCCACAGCCACACAACAGGCGGCTTTAGCAGGCACTTCAGTATTGGTGAATGCAACAAAAAAAGGTATTGAAGCGTTTGATAGTCATGAAGAATCTGCGGAACAAAAAGAAGCTGATGATGGAAAATCTATAAGCGAGTTGGTAGAAGAAAAAACGCGAGCAAATCGACAAGCGGGTGAACCGAGGAGTAGTGCATATATTCATGCGTTAAATGAGGTATTACCTGAAAAAATTGCGGATTATAGTTTGTTGAACGAAATAATCTCACTACATGTCAACAGTGTTAGCTCTACATTCACAAGCACTATCAATAAAGTAGTTAGAGATAATAATGGAAATAAAGAACGTATTACTGTAACGTTAGCATTACCTGACTATAGAGTCGAAGTGAAAGCGGATGTTACGTATGATTCGATAACAGATAGTAACCAAACTTATATGGAGTCGATCACTAAAGACATTCCTCAAAAAGGATATGGGCCTTCTTTAATTTATTTGAAAGGCATTACTATCGCCGATTGA
- a CDS encoding pilus assembly protein → MSIEFLGILPFYFLFFLLLWQVVASGYAVLSLKSAANDGAQVYALTGNYNDAVETVNESIGSSNLISNVAVSVPPAGNGLFELSISAKHPLVFIPEKWKSTMSVPISSKATGKVMLN, encoded by the coding sequence ATGAGCATTGAATTTTTGGGGATTCTTCCTTTTTACTTTTTATTCTTTTTATTGCTATGGCAAGTTGTAGCATCAGGATATGCAGTGCTAAGTCTAAAGTCAGCTGCGAATGATGGTGCACAAGTATATGCACTGACAGGTAATTATAATGATGCAGTTGAAACTGTAAATGAATCGATCGGTAGTAGCAACTTAATCAGTAATGTTGCTGTCTCTGTTCCTCCTGCTGGAAATGGATTATTTGAATTGAGCATTTCAGCAAAACATCCTCTCGTATTCATTCCGGAAAAGTGGAAGTCGACGATGTCCGTACCAATCAGTTCAAAGGCTACAGGTAAGGTGATGTTAAATTGA
- a CDS encoding DUF4234 domain-containing protein: MNDLTFKKTNTALTVLLTNVTFGVYVPYWFISRRDSISQLGKEEVNYNWLKFLFVSYAFLAFYFIIGGAFLTEMGTDFVDTFNIIITFIGLGITYYSVFRVAEAIERMTEDKVFNRVLLILFHIWYLQYKINRME; the protein is encoded by the coding sequence ATGAATGACCTGACATTTAAAAAGACAAATACTGCTCTCACAGTATTGTTGACGAATGTGACGTTTGGAGTCTATGTTCCATATTGGTTTATCTCACGTAGAGATTCGATAAGCCAGCTAGGAAAAGAGGAAGTGAATTATAACTGGTTGAAATTCCTCTTCGTCTCATATGCGTTCCTTGCATTCTATTTTATAATAGGAGGCGCTTTCCTAACCGAGATGGGTACTGATTTTGTCGATACCTTTAATATTATCATTACTTTCATCGGTCTTGGAATAACGTACTATTCTGTTTTCCGTGTTGCTGAGGCGATTGAAAGAATGACTGAGGACAAAGTTTTTAACCGGGTACTATTAATTTTATTTCATATTTGGTATTTGCAGTACAAAATCAATCGAATGGAATGA
- a CDS encoding DDE-type integrase/transposase/recombinase, protein MYPQLLAYLLQYIKYQHTIIITLLTVVLGKAVGSVRPDEPVDKPYRKLQIDELPVLEKLEKLSFQDLLDDYFKAHGKSLKPVQRRKNAKSSVPEKLCCPRCSAPSSYLYANNGDKGQFQCKVCGCLFNKQSRYLKEAILKCPHCLKTLEKVKERKDFDVFKCKNNDCSYYQKKLRQMTQAEKKRFKEDPQAFKVRYIYRQFQFDFKPMADASPVQPKVDLSRIYVSSHTLGLILTYHVNYGISARKTAALMRDVHNVHISHQSVLNYMNSVALTVKPFVDNFPYELSDQFCGDETYIRVNGRWHYIFFFFDAAKKVILSYRTSPNRDTFSAIRALDDMFRKMKTIPENLNIVVDGNPIYLLAQQFFAQHDIHFDVTRVIGLTNEDPVSTEYRPLKQIIERLNRTFKGNYRATHGFGSEDGSVSHVTLFVAYFNFLRPHSSLEGRVPVIVPELKEMPHMPARWTKLIELSQQWLTENAS, encoded by the coding sequence TTGTACCCTCAATTATTAGCTTATTTACTTCAATATATCAAGTACCAGCACACAATTATTATTACGTTACTTACGGTAGTGCTTGGAAAGGCCGTCGGGAGTGTGCGGCCCGATGAGCCTGTAGACAAGCCTTATCGAAAACTTCAGATTGATGAGCTTCCCGTTCTGGAGAAACTCGAGAAGCTGTCCTTTCAGGACTTATTGGATGATTATTTTAAAGCCCATGGGAAGTCTCTAAAACCCGTCCAGCGACGAAAGAATGCCAAATCGAGCGTTCCTGAAAAGCTGTGCTGTCCGCGGTGTAGTGCTCCATCCAGCTACCTGTATGCGAACAACGGAGACAAAGGGCAATTCCAATGTAAAGTCTGCGGATGCCTCTTTAATAAACAAAGCCGGTATCTGAAGGAAGCCATCCTCAAATGTCCCCACTGCTTAAAAACACTTGAAAAAGTAAAAGAACGAAAGGACTTCGACGTTTTCAAATGTAAGAACAATGACTGTTCCTATTACCAAAAGAAGTTGCGCCAAATGACACAAGCAGAAAAGAAACGATTCAAGGAAGATCCCCAGGCCTTCAAAGTTCGGTATATTTACCGTCAGTTTCAATTCGATTTCAAACCGATGGCAGATGCGTCCCCGGTTCAACCTAAGGTGGATCTCTCCAGGATCTATGTGTCTTCACACACACTCGGGCTCATTCTTACGTACCACGTAAACTATGGCATCTCCGCACGGAAGACCGCAGCGCTGATGAGAGACGTTCATAACGTGCATATTTCTCATCAAAGTGTGCTGAACTACATGAACAGTGTTGCGTTGACGGTGAAGCCTTTTGTGGATAATTTCCCGTACGAGTTGTCTGATCAGTTCTGTGGGGATGAAACCTACATCCGTGTAAACGGGCGCTGGCATTACATCTTCTTCTTTTTCGATGCCGCTAAGAAGGTCATCCTGTCCTATCGGACTTCACCGAATCGGGACACCTTTTCAGCGATTCGCGCCCTGGATGATATGTTCAGGAAGATGAAGACCATTCCAGAGAACTTGAACATCGTGGTGGACGGAAACCCTATCTACCTGTTGGCCCAACAATTCTTTGCGCAACACGATATCCATTTTGATGTGACACGTGTAATCGGGCTGACAAACGAAGACCCTGTGTCAACTGAATATCGTCCATTGAAGCAAATCATCGAGCGTTTGAACCGGACATTTAAAGGGAACTACCGCGCCACCCATGGCTTTGGTTCCGAAGATGGATCGGTTTCTCACGTGACGCTGTTTGTCGCGTACTTCAACTTTCTCCGTCCTCATTCATCCTTGGAAGGCCGGGTACCTGTGATTGTCCCAGAATTGAAGGAAATGCCTCACATGCCCGCTCGATGGACGAAACTGATTGAACTATCGCAACAGTGGCTGACCGAGAATGCCAGCTGA